GTTGTACCGGGCGGGTGCGTACGCCGGGATGCGCCGTCATCCCGGAGAGTCGAAGCAGGGCTCGACGAGCCCCTGAACAGGTCAGAAAAGCCAGAAGCAGGTGAGAAAAGGTCAGTTGCCGAACGCCGCGTCGAAGGAGGCCGACGGTGGCTCGAAGTCGTACGCCTTGAGACGGGTCAGCGCCTCGGGGGCGCCCTGGAGCCGGTCCATACCGGCGTCCTCCCACTCCACGGAGATGGGGCCCTGGTAGTCGATGGAGCGCAGCATGCGGAAGACGTCCTCCCACGGGACGTCGCCGTGTCCGGCCGACACGAAGTCCCAGCCACGGCGGGGATCGCCCCACGGAAGGTGCGAGCCGAGGCGGCCGTTGCGACCGTCGAGGCGTTTGCGGGCCTCCTTGCAGTCGACGTGGTAGATGCGGTCGCGGAAGTCCCAGAGGAAGCCGACCGGGTCGAGGTCCTGCCACACGAAGTGCGACGGGTCGAAGTTCAGGCCGAAGGCGGGGCGACCGCCGACGGCCTCCAGGGCCCGCCAGGTCGTCCAGTAGTCGTAGGCGATCTCGCTGGGGTGGACCTCGTGCGCGAACCGCACGCCCTCCTCGTCGAAGACGTCCAGGATGGGGTTCCAGCGGGTCGCGAAGTCCTCGTAGCCGCGCTCGATCATCGACTCGGGTGCGGGCGGGAACATGGCGACGAGATGCCAGATCGCGGAGCCGGTGAAGCCGACGACGGTGTTCACGCCGAAGGCAGCCGCGGCGCGCGCGGTGTCCTTCATGCGGTCGGCGGCCCGCCTGCGCACGCCCTCCGGATCTCCGTCGGCCCACACCTCGCCCGGCAGAATGGCCTGGTGGCGTTCGTCGATGATGGCGTCGCAGACGGCCTGGCCGACGAGATGGTTGGAGATGGCCCAGCACTTGAGGCCGTACTTGTCGAGCAGCGCCTTGCGGGAATCGATGTAGGACGGGTCCGCGAGGGCCTTGTCGACCTCGAAGTGGTCGCCCCAGCAGGCGAGTTCGAGTCCGTCGTAGCCGAAGTCGCGGGCGAGCCGGCAGACCTCCTCCAGCGGAAGGTCGGCCCACTGGCCGGTGAAGAGCGTGAAGGTGCGCGGCATTCTCGTCGGCCTCCTCAGACCGCTATGGGCGTGTAGACGGAGTTCTTCTCGGCGCTCTCCTCCACCGCCGCCAGTACGCGCTGCACCTGCAGCCCGTCGGCGAAGGAGGGTTCGGGTCGGCGGCCCTCCGCGATGGCGTGGACCAGGTCGCGGGCCTGGTGGACGAAGGTGTGCTCGTAGCCGAGGCCGTGGCCCGGGGGCCACCATGCGTCCAGGTAGGGGTGGTCGGGTTCGGTGACGAGGATGCGGCGGAAGCCGGCGTGGGCTCCCGGTTCCGTGCCGTCGTGGTAGGCGAGTTCGTTGAGGCGCTCCAGGTCGAAGGCCAACGAGCCGCGCTCACCGTTGAGTTCGATGCGCAGGGCGTTCTTGCGGCCGGTGGCGTAGCGGGTGGCCTCGAAGGAGGCGAGGGCGCCGGACGGGAAGCGGCCGGTGAACAGGGCGGCGTCGTCGACGGTGACCTGGCCGGTGGCACCCTCGGCCGAGACGGCGGAGAGCCCCTTCACGGCCCCGCCGGGCAGCGGGCGTTCCTTCACGAAGGTCTCCGTCAGGGCGGACACCCCGGTCAGCCGCTCCCCCGCCAGGTACTGAGCGAGGTCGATGATGTGCGCGCCGAGGTCGCCGAGCGCGCCCGAGCCGGCCAGCTCCTTGCGCAGCCGCCAGGTCAGCGGGAAGTCGGGGTCGACCAGCCAGTCCTGGAGGTACGTCACGCGCACGTGCCGCACCGCGCCGAGGCGGCCCTCGGCGACCATCCGGCGGGCCAGGGCGGTGGCCGGCACCCGGCGGTAGTTGAAACCGACCATCGCCACCTGGCCGCGCGCGTACGCCTCTTCGGCCGCCCGCGCCATCGACGTGGCCTCCTCGACGGTGTTGGCGAGGGGCTTCTCGCACAGGACGTGCTTGCCGGCGGCCAGCGCCGCGAGGGCGATCTCGGCGTGGCTGTCGCCGGGGGTGCAGATGTCGACGAGGTCGATGTCGTCCCGTTCGACGAGGGCACGCCAGTCGGTCTCGACGGACGCCCAGCCGTGCCGGTCGGCCGCCGCCCGCGCGGCAGCGGCGTCGCGGCCGCAGATGACGGCCTGCACCGGGTTCAGCGGCAGGTCGAAGACGCGGCCCGCGGTGCGCCAGCCCTGGGAGTGGGCGGCGCCCATGAAGGCGTAGCCGACCATCCCCACGCGCAGGGGTGGCTTGCCTGCCTCGGTCCCTTCTGACTGCTGCTGCGGCTGTCCCATGTGGGTGTCCTCCTCGTCCTGGTCGGGGTGGCGCACGTGGGGGGTGCGGGCGGAACGGATCACTTGAAGCCGGTGGACATGTACTGGTCGACGTTGGTCTTGTCGACGACCGCCGAGTAGAGGGTGATCGAGGCCGGGATCTCGAACTCGGCCATGCCGCCGACGCCCTTGCCCTGGCCCAGCGCGCGGGCCAGGTCGATGGCGGAGGCGGCCATGGTCGGCGGGTACAGGACGGTGGCCTTGAGGACGCCGTCGTCCTGCTTGATGGCCTGGAAGGCGGACAGCGCGCCCGCGCCGCCGACCATCAGGAAGTCGTCGCGCCCGGCCTGTTCGATGGCGCGCAGGGCGCCCACGCCCTGGTCGTCGTCGTGGTTCCACAGGGCGTCGAACTTCGACTGGGCCTGCAGGAGTTGGGCCATCTTGGCCTGTCCGGACTCGACGGTGAACTCGGCCGCCTGACGGGCCACCTTCTTGATGTTGGGGTAGTTCTTCAGTGCGTCGTCGAAGCCCTGGGTGCGCTGCTGGGTCAGCTCCAGGTTGTCCAGCCCGGCCAGCTCGATGACGCGGGCGTTCGACTTCCCCTTGAGCTTCTCGCCGATGTAGTGACCGGCGTTCAGGCCCATCCCGTAGTTGTCGCCGCCGATCCAGCAGCGGTACGCCTGGGGGGAGTTGAAGACCCGGTCGAGGTTGACGACCGGGATCTGGGCCCGCATCGCCTTCAGGCCGACCTGGGTGAGCGCCTTGCCGTCGGCGGGCAGCACCACCAGCACGTCGACCTTCTTGTTGATCAGCGTCTCTATCTGGCCGATCTGCGCGGCGGTGTCGTTCGACCCCTCGGTGATCTCCAACGTCACGTCGGAGTACTTCTTCGCGCGGCTCTTGGCATTGTCATTGATGGCGTTGAGCCAGCCGTGGTCGGCCTGCGGTCCGGCGAAGCCGATGGTGACCTGCTTGCCTGGCTTGTCGTCGGCGGCCGGCTGGTCGTTCGCGGCCGGCTCGTCGTCGGACTCGTTGCTCGTGCAACCTGCGAGGAGGGCACCGGCACCTACGGCGGCGGTCCCGAACAGCATCCCTCTGCGACTGGTGAAGCGGCTCATGGTCTCTGGCATGGCGGTGAACCCTTTCCTCAGGTCGTGCTCGCGGTACGGCGCTGGACCAGCACGGCGGCGACGATGATCGCGCCCTTGGCGATCTGCTGGACGTCGCTCTGCAGGTTGTTCAGGGCGAAGATGTTGGTGATCGTGGTGAAGATCAGGACGCCGAGCATCGAGCCGGTGATGGTGCCGCGGCCCCCGCTGAGCAGCGTGCCGCCGATGATCGCGGCCGCGATGGCGTCGAGTTCGTAGAGGTTGCCGTTGGTGTTCTGGCCGGAGCCGGACAGGATGATCAGCAGGAACGCGGCGATGCCGCAGCACAGCCCGGACAGCAGGTAGAGGTAGAGCCGCTGGCGGCGCACGTCGATGCCGGCGAGCCGGGCCGCCTCCGCGTTGCCGCCGACGGCGACCGTGCGGCGTCCGAAGGTCGTGCGGTTCAGGATCAGCCAGCCGATGATCGTCACGACCGCGAACACCATGACCAGCGGCGGAATGCCGAGCACATACGCGTCGCGCTCGCCCAGGTCGAGCACGGAGGGCACGGTCACGATCTGCGTCTTGCCGTCCGTGATCTGCAGCGCCAGTCCGCGCGCGGAGGCCAGCATGGCGAGCGTGGCGATGAACGGGACCATCGCGCCGTACGCGATGAGCAGCCCGTTGACCAGGCCGCACCCCACACCGACGATCACCGCCGTGAAGAGGATGCCGCCGAAGCCGTACTCCTGGGTCGCGACCGTCGTCGCCCACACGGAGGCGAGCGCGACGATCGCACCGACGGACAGGTCGATGCCGCCGGAAGTGATGACGAAGGTCATGCCGACGGTGACGACACCGATCACGGACGCCTGGGTGAGAACGAGTTGGAGGTTGCGGGTGTCCAGGAACTCGTCCGGCTTGGTGATGCCGCCGATGACGATCAGCGCGGCGAGGACGCCGAGCAGGGAGAGAGTGCGCACGTCGGCGCGGGCCATCAGGCCACGCCAGGCGGGCGGTGCACTGGCCGACGGCACCTTGCCGGTGCTGTCCCGGGGCGGGGAGGCGTGCTGCGTCATGACGCCGGGCTTCCTTCCATGACGAGGTCGAGTACGCGGTGTTCGTCGAGTTCGCGGGCCGGTGCGGTGTGGACGACGCGGCCTTCGCGGAGCACCAGGACGCGGTCGGCGAGGCCCAGCACCTCGGGCACTTCGCTGGATACGAGCAGCACGGCGAGGCCTTCGTCGGCCAGTCGGCGGACGACCGCGTACAGTTCGGCGCGGGCGCCCACGTCGACGCCGCGGGTGGGTTCGTCGAGCAGCAGGACGCGGCAGCCGCGCAGCAGCCAGCGGGCCAGGACGGCCTTTTGCTGGTTTCCGCCGGACAGGGTGCGGACCGGCACGTTCGGGTTGTCGGGCCGTAGCGAGAGCTCGCGGGTCGCGGCCCGGGCGGCTCCCAGTTCGGCGGTCCGGTCGATCCAGCCGCCGCGGGAGAAGCGGGACATGGAGGAGACCGAGACGTTGCGGGTGACGGACTCCAGCATCAGCAAGCCCTGCGCCTTGCGCTCCTCGGGGGCGAGCCCGAGGCCGGCGCGGACGGCGGCGCGTACGCTGCCGGGCTTCAACGGTCGCCCGTCGACCCGCACCTGACCGGCTGTCGGCTTTCGCGCACCGTATACAGTCTCCAGTATTTCGGATCGTCCCGAGCCCACCAGTCCGGCGAGTCCGACGATCTCGCCGGGCCGCACGGTCAGGTCGAAGGGCTCGAACTCGCCGTCCCGGGCAAGACCTCGGACTTCCAGCAGCGGCTTCCCGGCCGTCACATCCCTGGTCGGCCGCTCGGGGAAGACGTACTCCACATTGCGTCCCGTCATCAGCGCCACGACCTCGCGCGTCGGCGTCGACTTCGCGGGAAGCCCGCCCGCCACGGCCCGCCCGTCCTTCAGCACGGTCACCCGGTCGCCGATGCGGCGGATCTCCTCCAGCCGGTGCGAGATGTAGACGACGGCGACGCCGTCGGCGGTC
Above is a window of Streptomyces sp. DT2A-34 DNA encoding:
- a CDS encoding sugar phosphate isomerase/epimerase, which gives rise to MPRTFTLFTGQWADLPLEEVCRLARDFGYDGLELACWGDHFEVDKALADPSYIDSRKALLDKYGLKCWAISNHLVGQAVCDAIIDERHQAILPGEVWADGDPEGVRRRAADRMKDTARAAAAFGVNTVVGFTGSAIWHLVAMFPPAPESMIERGYEDFATRWNPILDVFDEEGVRFAHEVHPSEIAYDYWTTWRALEAVGGRPAFGLNFDPSHFVWQDLDPVGFLWDFRDRIYHVDCKEARKRLDGRNGRLGSHLPWGDPRRGWDFVSAGHGDVPWEDVFRMLRSIDYQGPISVEWEDAGMDRLQGAPEALTRLKAYDFEPPSASFDAAFGN
- a CDS encoding Gfo/Idh/MocA family protein; its protein translation is MGQPQQQSEGTEAGKPPLRVGMVGYAFMGAAHSQGWRTAGRVFDLPLNPVQAVICGRDAAAARAAADRHGWASVETDWRALVERDDIDLVDICTPGDSHAEIALAALAAGKHVLCEKPLANTVEEATSMARAAEEAYARGQVAMVGFNYRRVPATALARRMVAEGRLGAVRHVRVTYLQDWLVDPDFPLTWRLRKELAGSGALGDLGAHIIDLAQYLAGERLTGVSALTETFVKERPLPGGAVKGLSAVSAEGATGQVTVDDAALFTGRFPSGALASFEATRYATGRKNALRIELNGERGSLAFDLERLNELAYHDGTEPGAHAGFRRILVTEPDHPYLDAWWPPGHGLGYEHTFVHQARDLVHAIAEGRRPEPSFADGLQVQRVLAAVEESAEKNSVYTPIAV
- a CDS encoding substrate-binding domain-containing protein, which produces MPETMSRFTSRRGMLFGTAAVGAGALLAGCTSNESDDEPAANDQPAADDKPGKQVTIGFAGPQADHGWLNAINDNAKSRAKKYSDVTLEITEGSNDTAAQIGQIETLINKKVDVLVVLPADGKALTQVGLKAMRAQIPVVNLDRVFNSPQAYRCWIGGDNYGMGLNAGHYIGEKLKGKSNARVIELAGLDNLELTQQRTQGFDDALKNYPNIKKVARQAAEFTVESGQAKMAQLLQAQSKFDALWNHDDDQGVGALRAIEQAGRDDFLMVGGAGALSAFQAIKQDDGVLKATVLYPPTMAASAIDLARALGQGKGVGGMAEFEIPASITLYSAVVDKTNVDQYMSTGFK
- a CDS encoding ABC transporter permease, translating into MTQHASPPRDSTGKVPSASAPPAWRGLMARADVRTLSLLGVLAALIVIGGITKPDEFLDTRNLQLVLTQASVIGVVTVGMTFVITSGGIDLSVGAIVALASVWATTVATQEYGFGGILFTAVIVGVGCGLVNGLLIAYGAMVPFIATLAMLASARGLALQITDGKTQIVTVPSVLDLGERDAYVLGIPPLVMVFAVVTIIGWLILNRTTFGRRTVAVGGNAEAARLAGIDVRRQRLYLYLLSGLCCGIAAFLLIILSGSGQNTNGNLYELDAIAAAIIGGTLLSGGRGTITGSMLGVLIFTTITNIFALNNLQSDVQQIAKGAIIVAAVLVQRRTASTT
- a CDS encoding sugar ABC transporter ATP-binding protein, with protein sequence MASEPPLLSMSGITKSFPGVRALDGVDLDVQAGEVHCLLGQNGAGKSTLIKVLAGAHQPDTGTIHWRGEPVTLRSPIAAMRLGIATIYQELDLVEHLSVAENVHLGHEPTAAGFVVRGKVARSSTASRLKRLGHPEIDPARLVGELSAAQQQIVSMARALSHDVRLIVMDEPSAALDPDEVDNLFRIVGDLTADGVAVVYISHRLEEIRRIGDRVTVLKDGRAVAGGLPAKSTPTREVVALMTGRNVEYVFPERPTRDVTAGKPLLEVRGLARDGEFEPFDLTVRPGEIVGLAGLVGSGRSEILETVYGARKPTAGQVRVDGRPLKPGSVRAAVRAGLGLAPEERKAQGLLMLESVTRNVSVSSMSRFSRGGWIDRTAELGAARAATRELSLRPDNPNVPVRTLSGGNQQKAVLARWLLRGCRVLLLDEPTRGVDVGARAELYAVVRRLADEGLAVLLVSSEVPEVLGLADRVLVLREGRVVHTAPARELDEHRVLDLVMEGSPAS